One Polycladomyces zharkentensis genomic region harbors:
- a CDS encoding 2-phosphosulfolactate phosphatase, with the protein MAKKMRVWLKKEEIDAARLTGATAVVMDVLLATTTLLAIIEAGARRILPAGSLEEAHRLADELASPLLLTGGEEGGVIVDGFDCGPFPDEYPAEKVKGKDVIYLTTNGTRAIHRAKTADELLIACLRNAPAVARYLQKVETETVWLICAGSQGWVSLEDTLCAAVILAEMDLTGWDLDDTSLLLQQLGVSHRGDIPSLLKKGRVGRWFEREGLTHVFRHTGEVGASNTLVFLQDGLLVPLQSKVGWREAHGR; encoded by the coding sequence TTGGCAAAGAAGATGCGTGTTTGGCTGAAAAAAGAAGAGATTGATGCCGCCAGGCTGACGGGGGCAACGGCCGTCGTCATGGATGTTCTCCTGGCGACAACGACGCTTCTTGCCATCATTGAGGCTGGCGCCCGCAGGATCTTGCCCGCCGGCAGCCTGGAGGAGGCGCATCGTTTGGCGGATGAACTGGCATCCCCCCTTCTCCTGACCGGAGGGGAGGAGGGTGGCGTCATTGTCGACGGATTCGATTGCGGCCCTTTTCCCGATGAATATCCCGCGGAAAAAGTGAAAGGAAAAGATGTCATCTATCTCACCACCAACGGCACCCGGGCGATTCACCGCGCCAAAACTGCTGACGAGCTGTTGATCGCCTGCCTTCGCAACGCTCCCGCGGTAGCCCGTTACTTGCAGAAGGTAGAGACCGAAACCGTCTGGCTGATCTGTGCCGGCTCTCAGGGGTGGGTTTCCCTGGAAGATACCTTGTGCGCCGCCGTCATTTTGGCGGAGATGGACCTGACCGGGTGGGATTTGGACGATACCAGCCTGTTGCTGCAGCAATTGGGCGTCAGCCACCGGGGAGACATCCCTTCCCTTTTGAAAAAAGGTCGGGTAGGCCGGTGGTTTGAACGAGAAGGGCTGACCCACGTCTTCCGTCATACGGGGGAGGTAGGGGCCAGTAATACCTTGGTCTTCTTACAAGACGGGCTGCTTGTACCGCTACAAAGCAAAGTGGGTTGGAGGGAAGCACATGGAAGATAA
- a CDS encoding phosphotransferase family protein produces the protein MEDKTIPVREGEEFDREKVARFLREHIDGLADVPMEVRQYPTGASNLTYFIRIGEWEAVLRRPPLGPLPPKAHDMEREAMLLEKLHPVFPLAPKPYVICRDVSVLGAVFYVMEHRRGVVIDDAFPPEVKPTPDLCRRISEAMVDTLVKLHDIDWREAGLASMGRPTGFLARQVKGWITRYEKAKTDEIPEVAPLVRWLSENVPESPAPTVIHNDYKLNNILWDAEDAAQPVAVLDWEMTTIGDPLFDLAVALSYWVQPDDPEELTRVLPTVTTCPGFVSREELIERYAQKSGRDLSSLHFYMTFAYFKNAVILQQIYARWKRGQTKDKRFASFGEWVRHLIRHADGLARAGKR, from the coding sequence ATGGAAGATAAGACGATTCCCGTTCGCGAAGGGGAGGAATTTGACCGGGAAAAGGTGGCTCGTTTCTTAAGGGAACACATCGACGGCCTGGCGGATGTCCCCATGGAAGTACGGCAGTATCCCACCGGGGCTTCCAACCTGACCTATTTCATCCGGATCGGGGAGTGGGAAGCGGTGCTGCGTCGTCCTCCCTTGGGTCCGTTGCCGCCCAAGGCCCACGACATGGAGCGGGAAGCAATGCTGCTGGAGAAGCTGCATCCAGTATTTCCTCTGGCACCGAAGCCTTATGTCATCTGCCGGGATGTTTCCGTCTTGGGAGCAGTCTTTTATGTAATGGAACATCGGCGGGGTGTCGTCATCGATGATGCTTTTCCCCCGGAGGTGAAGCCGACACCGGATCTCTGCCGGCGGATTTCCGAAGCGATGGTGGACACCTTGGTGAAGCTCCATGACATCGATTGGCGGGAAGCGGGGTTGGCCTCCATGGGACGTCCCACGGGATTTTTGGCGCGGCAAGTGAAGGGGTGGATCACGCGGTATGAAAAGGCGAAGACCGACGAAATCCCAGAAGTGGCGCCCCTCGTCCGCTGGCTGTCGGAAAACGTGCCTGAGAGTCCCGCTCCGACGGTGATCCACAACGATTACAAGCTGAACAACATCCTGTGGGATGCGGAGGATGCGGCTCAACCTGTGGCGGTGCTGGATTGGGAGATGACCACCATCGGCGATCCCCTCTTTGACCTGGCTGTGGCTTTAAGTTACTGGGTACAGCCGGACGATCCCGAGGAGCTGACCCGTGTGTTGCCCACGGTAACCACCTGCCCCGGCTTTGTCTCCCGGGAGGAATTGATTGAGCGATATGCCCAAAAGAGCGGACGTGACCTTTCTTCCCTGCACTTTTACATGACTTTCGCCTATTTCAAAAATGCGGTGATCCTGCAGCAGATCTACGCCCGCTGGAAAAGGGGGCAGACGAAGGATAAGCGGTTTGCCTCCTTCGGAGAGTGGGTGCGCCATCTGATCCGACACGCCGATGGCTTGGCCCGGGCTGGAAAACGGTAG
- a CDS encoding enoyl-CoA hydratase/isomerase family protein codes for MFETILFEKEEGLATITLNRPQALNAFDEQMHEEIYQAVNLAAGDADVRCILLTGSGRGFSAGADIKVIKEATGEVDLGEYLRKTYNRLLLRIQEIEKPFVAALHGPVYGAGLGVALACDFRIAAPSSKYCMAFINIGLVPDAATSFFLPRIIGLGRALEMTMTGEPVDAEEAYRIGLVNKVVAEEELVKEAKAFARRLTQAPTKALGLSKRMLWQSFESDLATALNREAEFQAACGRSADHKEAIAAFFEKRKPNFIGK; via the coding sequence ATGTTTGAAACGATCCTTTTTGAGAAAGAGGAAGGGTTGGCAACGATCACACTGAACCGTCCCCAGGCGCTGAACGCTTTTGACGAGCAAATGCATGAAGAGATCTATCAAGCGGTGAACCTGGCGGCCGGGGATGCCGATGTCCGCTGTATCCTGCTGACGGGGAGCGGCCGGGGGTTCAGCGCCGGTGCAGACATCAAAGTGATCAAGGAGGCAACCGGGGAAGTGGATCTCGGGGAATATCTCAGGAAGACCTATAACCGACTCTTGCTCAGAATCCAGGAAATCGAAAAGCCCTTTGTTGCCGCCCTTCACGGACCGGTCTACGGGGCGGGCTTAGGCGTGGCTCTCGCTTGCGACTTTCGCATCGCCGCCCCCAGTTCCAAATACTGCATGGCTTTTATCAACATCGGCTTGGTTCCCGATGCCGCCACCTCTTTCTTCCTTCCCCGGATAATCGGATTGGGCCGGGCGTTGGAGATGACTATGACCGGGGAGCCGGTGGACGCTGAGGAAGCGTACCGCATCGGTTTGGTCAACAAAGTGGTGGCGGAGGAGGAGTTGGTCAAAGAGGCGAAAGCTTTCGCACGGCGCTTGACACAGGCTCCCACCAAAGCCCTCGGCTTGAGCAAAAGGATGTTGTGGCAAAGCTTTGAAAGCGACCTGGCCACTGCTCTGAACCGGGAAGCCGAGTTCCAGGCGGCTTGCGGCAGGTCAGCGGATCACAAGGAAGCGATCGCCGCTTTTTTCGAGAAACGGAAGCCCAACTTTATCGGTAAGTGA
- the fabG gene encoding 3-oxoacyl-ACP reductase FabG → MRLKDRVAFITGAGRGIGKAIARRFAREGAKVCLTDIDEAGVYTSAEELEKEGLTVFAVRVDVTDRGQVEAAVEETVNRYGRLDILVNNAGVIRDNLLFKMSDEDWETVMNVHLKGAFYCSRAAQKYMVEQKYGRIINISSTSALGNRGQANYAAAKAGLQGFTKTLAIELGKFGITCNAVAPGFIDTEMTRATAARIGVDFDQLLEMWVKEIPVGRVGKPEDIATACLFFASEEASYVNGQVLYVAGGPKD, encoded by the coding sequence ATGCGATTGAAGGATCGCGTCGCCTTTATCACCGGGGCCGGACGGGGGATCGGCAAAGCGATTGCCCGGCGTTTTGCCCGAGAAGGAGCCAAGGTGTGCTTGACGGATATCGATGAGGCAGGAGTGTACACTTCTGCTGAAGAGCTGGAAAAGGAGGGGCTTACGGTATTTGCCGTCCGGGTGGACGTCACAGACCGCGGCCAAGTGGAGGCGGCCGTCGAGGAGACGGTGAATCGCTACGGCCGCTTGGATATCCTGGTGAACAACGCCGGGGTGATCCGGGACAACCTCCTCTTTAAGATGAGCGACGAGGATTGGGAGACGGTGATGAATGTTCATCTGAAGGGAGCGTTTTACTGCAGCAGGGCGGCTCAGAAGTATATGGTGGAGCAAAAGTACGGTCGCATCATCAACATCTCCTCCACCTCCGCCTTGGGAAACAGAGGTCAAGCCAACTACGCCGCCGCCAAGGCGGGCCTGCAAGGATTCACCAAGACCTTGGCCATCGAGTTGGGGAAATTTGGCATTACCTGCAACGCCGTCGCCCCCGGATTTATCGATACCGAGATGACCCGGGCGACGGCGGCTCGAATCGGGGTGGATTTCGACCAGCTCTTGGAGATGTGGGTGAAGGAGATTCCGGTAGGAAGAGTCGGAAAACCGGAGGATATCGCCACTGCTTGCCTTTTCTTCGCTTCGGAAGAGGCATCTTATGTCAACGGACAGGTGCTGTACGTAGCCGGAGGACCCAAAGATTGA
- a CDS encoding MaoC family dehydratase N-terminal domain-containing protein, with the protein MWQHLIGKRSEPVTNWVERGAVKRFAESIQDLNPLYFDEGEARKSRWGRLIAPPTFPMTFDYGRIEGLSLPESGLIHGDQTFRYRRPLFVGEEVSCYTVLKDVTEKKGKSGHLTFLVFDRIGEDREGEPIFTATTTVVVTEAVKRGIAG; encoded by the coding sequence ATGTGGCAACACTTGATCGGAAAGCGTTCCGAGCCGGTGACCAACTGGGTGGAGCGGGGAGCGGTAAAGCGATTTGCCGAATCGATTCAGGATTTGAATCCGCTCTATTTTGACGAGGGAGAGGCAAGAAAGAGCCGTTGGGGGCGGTTGATCGCCCCGCCCACCTTTCCGATGACTTTTGACTACGGACGGATCGAGGGGTTGAGCCTGCCGGAGAGCGGGTTGATCCACGGCGATCAGACCTTCCGATACCGCCGCCCCCTCTTTGTCGGGGAAGAGGTCTCCTGCTACACGGTGTTAAAGGATGTGACCGAGAAAAAGGGGAAAAGCGGCCATCTCACCTTTCTGGTCTTTGACCGGATCGGGGAAGACCGGGAAGGTGAGCCCATCTTTACCGCAACCACGACGGTGGTGGTCACCGAAGCGGTGAAAAGGGGGATAGCGGGATGA
- a CDS encoding MaoC/PaaZ C-terminal domain-containing protein, whose amino-acid sequence MKPVALTWQKGQELPAVTLPPVTRLQLIKYAGASGDFNPIHTIDEAAEQAGLPGVIAHGMLTMATMARLFTPYLDQGFIQRFYTRFAGMVFVGDALTISGKVVETQYTEEGELVTFDVFAKNQKGQVVAKGSVDFLVFRD is encoded by the coding sequence ATGAAACCGGTCGCGTTAACGTGGCAAAAAGGGCAAGAGCTGCCGGCAGTGACACTGCCGCCGGTAACGAGGTTGCAGCTGATCAAATACGCCGGGGCTTCCGGGGATTTCAACCCGATTCACACCATCGACGAAGCGGCCGAACAAGCTGGCTTGCCCGGGGTGATTGCCCACGGGATGCTGACCATGGCCACCATGGCGCGCCTGTTTACCCCTTATTTGGACCAGGGGTTTATTCAGCGCTTTTACACCCGGTTTGCAGGCATGGTCTTCGTTGGTGACGCGCTCACCATCAGCGGCAAAGTCGTCGAAACCCAATACACAGAGGAGGGAGAGCTCGTCACCTTCGACGTTTTTGCCAAAAACCAAAAAGGGCAGGTTGTCGCCAAGGGCAGTGTCGATTTTCTCGTCTTCAGGGATTAG
- a CDS encoding SDR family oxidoreductase codes for MTVFDLFRLDGKVAIVTGGGRGLGQQIAQAYVEAGAKVVLCSRRVENCEQVKSELEAQGGEAVALPLDVTHPDSVNEVVAKTIERFGRIDILVNNSGTSWGAPAFDMPYEAWQKVIQTNLTGTFLMSQAVGRHMRDQGGGKIINIASVAGLRGSEPEALDAVGYNASKGGVITLTKDLAVKWARYNICVNAIAPGFFPTKMTKVVLERGYDRIIEATPLRRVGGERDLQGAALYFASAASDFVTGQILAVDGGSMAK; via the coding sequence TTGACCGTATTCGATTTATTTCGTTTGGACGGAAAAGTCGCCATCGTGACTGGCGGAGGAAGGGGATTGGGGCAGCAGATTGCCCAAGCCTATGTGGAAGCCGGCGCGAAAGTCGTGCTCTGTTCTCGAAGGGTGGAGAACTGTGAACAAGTGAAATCTGAACTGGAGGCACAGGGGGGAGAGGCTGTTGCGCTTCCCTTGGATGTCACCCATCCTGACTCGGTGAACGAAGTCGTCGCCAAGACCATCGAACGCTTCGGCCGCATCGATATCTTGGTCAACAATTCCGGTACCTCTTGGGGCGCGCCGGCTTTTGACATGCCCTATGAAGCGTGGCAAAAGGTGATCCAAACCAACCTGACAGGCACATTCCTGATGTCTCAGGCCGTCGGCCGTCACATGCGCGATCAGGGGGGCGGCAAGATCATCAACATTGCGTCTGTGGCCGGATTGCGAGGCTCTGAGCCGGAGGCATTGGACGCGGTCGGTTACAATGCAAGCAAAGGCGGGGTGATCACGCTGACCAAAGATCTGGCTGTGAAATGGGCTCGCTACAACATTTGTGTCAACGCGATCGCACCCGGTTTTTTTCCCACGAAGATGACGAAAGTCGTGCTGGAACGCGGTTACGACCGGATTATCGAGGCTACGCCCCTCCGACGGGTCGGGGGAGAACGTGATCTGCAAGGAGCGGCCCTTTATTTCGCATCGGCGGCCTCCGATTTCGTCACTGGGCAGATCCTCGCGGTCGATGGTGGTTCAATGGCGAAATAG
- a CDS encoding long-chain fatty acid--CoA ligase, with the protein MTERHFQFWPKRLPTTLTIPETTIYDNLEVSARRYPQKTAIHYYGNTISYRKLCDEANALAGYLQTELGVAKGDRVVLYMQNSPQYIVAFYAILRANAVVVPINPMNTTDELAFYVTDCGAKVAIIGQELYERIAPVLQKGVLKHLIVAAYSDYLPGTVEYELPEAVAAARRDIDNTAVTSWNEALAGGYRPGPIEAGADDLAVLPYTSGTTGKPKGCIHTHRTVQANIVGSCAWYQLTPNATILATLPLFHVTGLQHSMNAPIYAGSTIVLLTRWHRNVAAQLIERAKCTHWTNIATMVVDFLANPNLSKYRLHSMCLIGGGGAPLPKAVGEKLYQLTGIRYVEGYGLSETMAQTHFNPLDRPKLQCVGVPSFDVDARVVDPETLRELGPGEEGEIVVRGPQVFKGYWNRPEENNKAFVEIDGKTFFRTGDIGKYDEEGYFFIIDRLKRMINAAGFKVWPAEVESILYKHPAVEHACVIGAPDDRRGETVKAFIVLKETAVGTVTEKDIIVWSKGQMAEYKYPRIVEIVRSLPMSGSGKILWRVLQEEELKKQKQA; encoded by the coding sequence ATGACGGAGCGCCATTTTCAGTTCTGGCCGAAACGTCTGCCAACCACACTGACCATCCCGGAGACGACCATATACGACAACCTTGAGGTTTCTGCCCGGCGTTACCCGCAAAAGACTGCCATCCATTACTATGGAAACACCATTTCCTATCGAAAACTGTGTGATGAAGCGAATGCGCTCGCAGGGTATCTTCAGACAGAACTGGGCGTGGCAAAAGGTGACAGGGTCGTTCTTTACATGCAGAACTCGCCGCAATACATTGTTGCCTTTTACGCCATCCTGCGTGCGAACGCGGTGGTAGTCCCGATCAACCCCATGAATACCACGGATGAATTGGCGTTCTATGTCACAGATTGCGGTGCAAAGGTAGCCATCATCGGTCAGGAACTGTATGAACGGATCGCCCCCGTTTTGCAGAAAGGCGTTCTCAAACATCTCATTGTCGCTGCGTATTCGGATTATTTACCCGGAACGGTCGAATATGAACTGCCAGAGGCGGTAGCTGCTGCCCGGCGTGACATCGACAACACTGCGGTGACATCCTGGAACGAAGCACTGGCCGGAGGATATCGACCGGGTCCGATTGAAGCGGGGGCGGATGACTTGGCGGTACTCCCGTATACGTCGGGGACGACCGGTAAGCCGAAGGGCTGCATCCACACGCACCGGACGGTCCAGGCGAACATCGTCGGCAGTTGTGCTTGGTATCAGCTCACCCCGAATGCCACCATTTTGGCGACGCTGCCTTTATTTCACGTGACCGGTTTGCAACACAGTATGAATGCGCCGATTTACGCAGGCAGCACAATCGTGCTCTTAACCCGCTGGCATCGGAATGTTGCGGCTCAGTTGATTGAGCGGGCAAAGTGCACGCACTGGACAAACATCGCGACAATGGTGGTGGATTTTCTGGCAAACCCCAATTTGTCCAAATACCGTCTCCATTCGATGTGCCTCATCGGGGGTGGAGGAGCGCCCCTGCCGAAAGCAGTGGGAGAGAAGTTGTACCAGTTGACGGGGATTCGCTACGTCGAAGGGTACGGATTATCCGAGACGATGGCACAGACTCATTTCAATCCACTGGATCGTCCAAAACTGCAGTGCGTCGGGGTTCCGTCCTTCGACGTCGATGCACGCGTTGTCGATCCCGAAACCCTGCGGGAACTCGGCCCGGGTGAAGAAGGGGAGATTGTCGTGCGCGGGCCACAGGTGTTTAAAGGATACTGGAATCGTCCGGAGGAAAACAACAAGGCTTTCGTCGAGATCGATGGGAAGACGTTTTTCCGCACAGGCGACATCGGCAAATACGACGAGGAAGGTTATTTCTTTATCATCGATCGCCTCAAGCGCATGATCAATGCTGCCGGGTTCAAAGTATGGCCTGCGGAGGTTGAATCCATCCTGTACAAACATCCCGCTGTGGAGCATGCGTGCGTCATCGGCGCACCTGATGATCGCCGCGGCGAGACGGTGAAAGCGTTTATCGTCCTGAAAGAGACAGCGGTGGGCACTGTCACGGAAAAAGACATCATTGTCTGGTCCAAGGGACAGATGGCAGAGTACAAATACCCTCGTATCGTGGAGATTGTTCGCTCTCTTCCCATGTCTGGAAGCGGTAAAATCCTCTGGCGGGTGCTGCAGGAAGAAGAACTGAAAAAGCAAAAACAAGCATGA
- a CDS encoding PAS domain-containing protein, protein MLKNWFSILDHLDEIFPFIGNDTEILHANSAYSRLIGVPRDQVIGRRLSDIEPKARIIEVLESEWPVYHDYSYIESVGMDIG, encoded by the coding sequence TTGCTAAAAAACTGGTTCAGCATCTTGGACCATTTGGATGAGATTTTCCCGTTTATCGGCAACGATACGGAGATCCTTCATGCCAACAGTGCCTATTCCCGGCTGATTGGCGTCCCCAGGGATCAGGTGATTGGCAGGCGTTTATCCGACATCGAGCCCAAAGCCCGGATCATCGAGGTGCTGGAGTCGGAGTGGCCGGTCTATCACGATTACTCCTATATCGAATCCGTGGGCATGGATATCGGGTAA
- a CDS encoding spore germination protein yields the protein MSGFRGFRRRRKRKNSGSDPVIPSSGEGLQVALHPELEKNRRVMKDLFERCDDVTFRPFRIGKEIEAEIVYIDNMADIEELNDHALAPLMKASLTRPEEIEGFFREELPIVSAKPVQTFEECVKHVASGDPVLFIDGWDRALNLGLQKWEKRGISEPEGEPVIRGSKEGFIESALSNTALLRRRIQSPQLKMEEMRLGRYTQTRVIVAYIEGIVNQGVLDEVKRRLERIDIDGVLESGYIEELIEDNPYSPFPQMNVTERVDTVAADLLSGRVAIITDGSPEVMTMPLNFPTLLQAAEDYYVRFTYATAVRWLRYLLFFFSLTAPSFYVATITFHPEAVPTEQLFNFAAAREKIPLPTIVEALLMEIAFEALREAGLRLPKIVGPAVSIVGALIIGEAAVTAGLVSAPVVIVVAITGIASFSIPRYALGFSMRVLRFPLLILSGSFGMVGFSLGLIALAVHLATLRSFGAPYLAPLAPFRPKELKDALWRSPWWKMNQRPRLSPNEYRQSSDQKPGPEQGGER from the coding sequence ATGTCTGGGTTCAGAGGATTTCGCAGGCGCAGAAAACGGAAGAACAGCGGAAGTGATCCGGTTATTCCCAGTTCGGGGGAAGGTTTGCAGGTCGCCCTCCATCCCGAACTGGAGAAAAACCGCCGGGTGATGAAGGATTTGTTCGAACGGTGTGACGATGTCACATTCCGTCCATTCCGGATCGGAAAGGAAATCGAGGCGGAAATCGTCTACATCGATAACATGGCCGACATCGAGGAACTGAACGATCATGCCCTGGCTCCCTTGATGAAAGCCTCCCTCACCCGTCCGGAGGAGATCGAAGGGTTCTTTCGGGAAGAGCTGCCCATTGTCTCCGCCAAACCGGTTCAAACCTTTGAGGAGTGTGTCAAGCATGTGGCGTCCGGCGATCCCGTACTGTTCATTGACGGATGGGACCGGGCACTGAACCTGGGGCTGCAAAAATGGGAGAAGCGGGGGATCAGCGAGCCGGAAGGCGAACCGGTGATCCGAGGCTCCAAGGAGGGATTCATCGAGTCGGCCTTGTCGAACACCGCCCTGTTGCGCCGCAGAATCCAGAGTCCTCAATTGAAAATGGAGGAAATGCGGCTGGGCCGTTATACCCAAACCCGGGTCATCGTCGCGTACATCGAGGGAATTGTCAACCAAGGCGTGCTGGACGAGGTGAAACGGCGGCTGGAGCGGATCGATATCGACGGGGTCTTGGAATCCGGGTATATCGAGGAACTGATCGAGGACAACCCCTACTCGCCGTTTCCCCAGATGAACGTCACCGAACGGGTCGATACGGTGGCCGCCGACTTGTTGTCGGGACGGGTCGCCATCATTACGGACGGATCGCCCGAGGTGATGACCATGCCCCTCAACTTCCCGACGCTTTTGCAGGCCGCGGAGGATTACTATGTCCGTTTCACTTATGCCACAGCCGTCCGTTGGCTGCGATACCTGCTGTTTTTCTTCTCCCTGACCGCTCCGTCCTTTTACGTGGCCACGATCACCTTTCACCCGGAAGCGGTGCCCACGGAGCAGCTCTTCAACTTCGCGGCGGCCCGGGAAAAGATTCCCCTCCCGACCATCGTAGAAGCGTTGTTGATGGAGATTGCCTTTGAGGCGTTGCGGGAGGCCGGCCTCCGCCTGCCGAAAATTGTCGGTCCCGCCGTCTCCATCGTGGGCGCGTTGATTATCGGGGAAGCGGCGGTAACGGCGGGACTGGTCTCCGCTCCGGTGGTAATCGTCGTGGCGATCACCGGGATCGCTTCGTTCTCCATTCCCCGATATGCGTTGGGGTTTAGCATGCGCGTTCTCCGCTTTCCCCTGTTGATCCTGTCGGGGTCCTTCGGCATGGTCGGCTTTTCCCTGGGGCTGATCGCCCTTGCGGTCCATTTGGCTACGCTCCGTTCCTTCGGCGCGCCGTATCTCGCCCCCCTCGCACCGTTCCGGCCCAAGGAACTGAAGGATGCCCTCTGGCGGTCCCCGTGGTGGAAGATGAATCAGCGTCCGCGTCTATCCCCCAACGAATACCGGCAGTCGTCGGACCAAAAACCGGGGCCGGAGCAAGGAGGGGAGAGATGA
- a CDS encoding GerAB/ArcD/ProY family transporter — protein sequence MKMREGTGMIERGRISAGQMALILYVGCVGVKILTAPHLAAKWAGQDMWLTPLVAAFSGVSFYVALKLHRRFPGETIIQYSPRILGWFGKGIALLYWIVYIHACSFVLRYYAELVTGVFLPETPAAVVMGGMALVCAAAVRGGLETIVRTAQFLTVPAFTVLAILAVLSSTEWDVKNLFPILEHGVGPVVRGAVNPSIWYSEYFLAAFLLPYVKEQDKAGRWGAVSVFGSVLTLLVFDLIAVFVLGNQSATFLYPLFETFRLISLAGFFEHIDAFLLAMWLTIIFAKICLFQYVAVLGSAQWLGLSDYKPLSLPIAFILVAFSIWTAPNLSFLNRFLDGEGVFYSHLVQVVIPLGLLAVAGIRKVKGTRKEGRA from the coding sequence ATGAAGATGAGAGAAGGAACAGGGATGATCGAGCGGGGACGCATCAGTGCCGGCCAGATGGCCCTGATCTTGTACGTTGGCTGTGTCGGTGTCAAGATTCTGACCGCGCCCCATCTGGCGGCCAAGTGGGCGGGACAGGACATGTGGCTGACTCCCCTGGTGGCGGCCTTCAGCGGCGTCTCTTTTTATGTTGCACTCAAGCTCCACCGGCGGTTTCCCGGGGAGACGATCATCCAGTACAGTCCCCGGATTCTCGGCTGGTTCGGCAAGGGGATCGCCCTGCTCTATTGGATCGTCTACATCCATGCCTGCTCCTTCGTGCTCCGGTATTATGCGGAGCTTGTGACTGGCGTGTTTTTGCCGGAGACGCCCGCGGCGGTGGTGATGGGCGGAATGGCCTTGGTCTGTGCGGCCGCCGTCCGGGGCGGGTTGGAGACCATTGTCCGTACTGCCCAATTCCTCACCGTGCCGGCCTTCACCGTCTTGGCGATCCTTGCGGTTTTGTCGTCGACGGAGTGGGATGTCAAGAACCTCTTTCCGATTCTGGAGCACGGAGTCGGTCCTGTGGTGAGAGGGGCGGTGAACCCGTCGATCTGGTACAGCGAATACTTTTTGGCCGCTTTTCTGCTGCCCTACGTGAAGGAACAGGACAAAGCGGGACGATGGGGTGCCGTCTCCGTCTTCGGGTCGGTGTTGACTCTGCTAGTGTTCGATCTGATCGCCGTGTTTGTGTTGGGAAACCAATCAGCGACCTTCCTCTATCCGCTCTTTGAAACGTTCCGGCTCATCAGTCTGGCGGGTTTTTTTGAACACATCGATGCCTTTTTGCTGGCGATGTGGTTGACCATCATCTTCGCCAAGATCTGTCTTTTCCAATACGTCGCCGTTCTGGGATCCGCCCAGTGGCTGGGTCTGTCCGACTACAAACCCCTGTCGCTGCCCATCGCCTTCATCCTGGTCGCCTTCAGCATCTGGACCGCGCCGAATCTCTCCTTTTTGAACCGGTTCCTCGATGGGGAAGGCGTGTTCTACAGCCACCTGGTGCAGGTGGTGATACCCTTGGGGCTGCTGGCGGTGGCGGGGATCCGGAAAGTAAAGGGGACGCGGAAGGAGGGGAGGGCATGA